A window of the Podospora bellae-mahoneyi strain CBS 112042 chromosome 6, whole genome shotgun sequence genome harbors these coding sequences:
- a CDS encoding hypothetical protein (CAZy:AA3; EggNog:ENOG503PBPR; COG:E), with product MSLSKFCLLASASLVGLTTGLNTPHANIKRQASQLRESYDFVIVGGGTSGLTVADRLSEVFPQKTVLVVEYGDVEYAPSSFDPPVDWYGPNSFQSASLWVFFSQPNPEYNNLTALSFAGQVVGGSSAINGQFFDRPSRHDFDSWTQLGLSSDWNWRGMFPYFKKSIKFTAPSAQVAQQYNYTWDLSSYGGTTPIHSSFPPFQWADNSVVLNGWRELGVRTRQDCAGGDKEGLCAVPTSQHPITARRSHAGLGHYADVVGTRSNYDLLVKHQAVRVVYPNGVNSGPPLLDVRSLTTNARFNIAANAEVVLSAGAYHTPTVLLRSGIGAANILAASGIQQVLELPGVGANLQDHPGSTGVAWNYTKPGNWTPMPEEMADPTFKADATAAFDEVPARGPYTMALGNQAIYISLPNTTPNYLSIIRKIIRQTVDGSAASFLPADYRDNAALARGYRDQLAVLAKLLLNPKAPNLETPWSTGYSAPAILLHPLSRGTVRLNPADHLAQPIVDSRHGSNPVDFDMQLANVKWSRRLLDTPTMKRYGAVETAPGEAVQSDAELLAFIKSAATLSYQHPCCTAALGPKNKGGVVDNNLRVHGAKGLRVVDISVLPLVISAHTSSTAYALGEKAADVIIKEWS from the exons ATGTCGCTTTCCAAGTTCTGTCTGTTGGCGTCTGCCTCGTTGGTGGGCTTGACCACCGGGCTGAACACACCACATGCCAATATCAAGCGTCAGGCCTCCCAGTTGCGTGAGAGTTATGACTTTGTCATTGTTGGCGGAGGTACAAGTGGTCTCACGGTAGCTGATCGGTTGAGTGAAGTCTTTCCACAGA AAACTGTACTGGTTGTTGAGTACGGCGATGTTGAGTACGCTCCATCAAGCTTTGATCCACCGGTCGACTGGTATGGGCCGAATTCATTTCAAAGCGCCTCCCTCTGGGTATTTTTCTCCCAGCCGAACCCCGAATACAACAACTTGACGGCCCTCAGCTTTGCTGGGCAAGTGGTCGGTGGAAGCAGTGCTATCAATGGCCAATTCTTCGATCGGCCATCACGTCACGATTTTGATTCCTGGACCCAGCTCGGCCTTTCTTCAGACTGGAACTGGCGGGGAATGTTTCCCTATTTCAAAAAG AGTATCAAGTTCACCGCACCATCAGCACAGGTGGCTCAGCAGTACAACTACACATGGGATCTTTCTTCTTACGGTGGCACGACACCCATCCATTCCAGttttccccccttccaatGGGCGGACAACTCCGTCGTCTTGAACGGCTGGAGAGAGCTGGGTGTCCGCACACGTCAGGACTGCGCTGGCGGTGACAAAGAGGGTCTCTGTGCAGTTCCTACTTCACAGCATCCCATCACTGCAAGACGTTCTCATGCTGGGCTTGGCCACTACGCCGATGTAGTTGGGACTCGCTCCAATTACGATCTGCTTGTGAAGCATCAGGCAGTCAGAGTCGTCTACCCCAACGGAGTCAATTCTGGCCCTCCACTTCTCGATGTCCGATCGCTAACCACCAATGCTCGGTTCAACATCGCCGCCAATGCTGAGGTTGTTCTCTCGGCTGGCGCCTACCACACACCCACTGTTCTTCTTAGAAGCGGCATCGGTGCTGCCAATATCCTTGCAGCGTCTGGAATTCAACAGGTGCTTGAACTGCCAGGAGTCGGTGCCAATCTTCAGGATCATCCTGGGAGCACAGGCGTGGCTTGGAACT ACACCAAGCCTGGAAACTGGACCCCAATGCCAGAGGAAATGGCCGACCCAACTTTCAAGGCTGATGCCACGGCTGCGTTTGACGAGGTGCCAGCGCGCGGTCCTTACACCATGGCCTTGGGCAACCAGGCCATCTACATTTCTctcccaaacaccacacccAACTACCTCAGCATCATTCGCAAAATCATCAGGCAGACAGTAGATGGATCCGCAGCATCCTTCCTGCCAGCCGACTACAGAGACAACGCAGCACTGGCCAGAGGCTACAGAGACCAGCTCGCCGTCTTggccaagctcctcctcaaccccaaggCCCCCAACCTCGAAACCCCATGGTCAACAGGTTATTCCGCCCCAGCGatccttcttcatcccctcaGCCGTGGGACGGTCCGCCTCAACCCGGCAGATCATCTTGCTCAGCCCATTGTTGACAGCAGACACGGCAGCAACCCAGTCGACTTTGACATGCAGCTTGCTAATGTGAAGTGGTCACGAAGACTGCTTGACACACCCACGATGAAGCGCTACGGCGCGGTGGAAACTGCCCCGGGTGAAGCTGTGCAGAGTGATGCGGAGTTGTTGGCGTTTATCAAGAGCGCTGCGACGTTGAGTTATCAGCATCCGTGCTGCACTGCTGCGTTGGGACCGAAGAAtaaggggggtgtggtggatAACAACCTGAGGGTGCACGGggcgaaggggttgagggtggtggatatcaGTGTTTTGCCTTTGGTTATCAGTGCGCACACGAGCTCGACGGCTTATGCGCTGGGTGAGAAGGCTGCGGATGTTATTATTAAGGAGTGGAGCTGA
- a CDS encoding hypothetical protein (EggNog:ENOG503PBPR; COG:E), which translates to MVSPKPLVDDGPKTQCDQLLALLLSTHRPRPHRQHHILWEAAVTHATKKDCSLCKILTDALQVWFTPSQLKCVQLQVMLIMQQSSEKQDRLLIQFRTPARVTPWTEGQTVNFFVDDGLCGTGGWNLMKTPAALNKESFAWERKVEKMKAWLGRCRASHEMCRSYGGVMLPEGVTVLPSRVLDLLPGNGGVRLYESRVGERGRYACLSHRWGKCQPLTTTRATLGDWKEGLPWEKIPKLFQDAIDIARELGVRYLWIDSLCIVQDDAEDWYRESRKMCAIYQNAVVTVAGTAGFGCEDSLVPTRERTVAGKLKDGTGYRFEVRLMDKHLSGSPSHVHFGKTLLGRGWVYQERLLSRRIIHCCSDELVWECMESVECECPEGVSWLTTADRSRLEIKAIQTRLPREAPVSEQRRVWHDMVRAYTALDLTKISDRAVAILGLAVEIQHSRKGLYTAGLWEDSFLCDLAWHTGTATRRGKRPTDPRPNRDTTKAPTWSWLSVGTCCEYWSRSDLGNGEPWWEDSGTVVEKIELPPYHTLSAAAQGLGLVHMIPATNLKVDGGTSRLTTHGCLTLKGNLLAGTSSQSVHNDTLEWAGWFQRSFGIDLNLQESRARGFLDIQTTNEEPIIRQGQAVFGMPLGTSIDTEGILDPIYRYRYLLLLVLVDADEQLYERVGMIELAHGDYQWKAPAWWDIPFEAGTMTTIRII; encoded by the coding sequence ATGGTttctcccaaacccctcgTGGATGATGGTCCAAAAACACAATGTGAccaactcctcgccctcctcctctccacccaccGACCCCGCCCCCACAGACAGCATCACATCCTCTGGGAAGCAGCCGTCACCCACGCCACCAAAAAAGACTGTTCCCTCTGCAAGATCCTCACCGACGCCCTGCAAGTCTGGTTCACGCCCTCCCAGCTGAAATGCGTCCAGCTGCAGGTCATGCTGATCATGCAACAGAGCAGTGAGAAGCAAGATCGGTTGCTGATTCAGTTCAGAACACCGGCGAGGGTGACACCCTGGACGGAGGGGCAGACTGTTAACTTCTttgtggatgatgggttATGTGGGACTGGGGGGTGGAACTTGATGAAGACCCCGGCTGCCTTGAACAAGGAAAGTTTCGCGTGGGAAAGGAAAGTAGAAAAAATGAAGGCGTGGCTGGGGCGGTGTCGGGCAAGTCATGAGATGTGTAGGTCTTATGGGGGTGTGATGCTTCCTGAGGGGGTGACGGTATTACCGAGCAGAGTGCTGGATTTGTTACCTGGGAATGGGGGCGTGAGGTTGTATGAATCGAGggtgggggaaagggggaggtaTGCTTGTCTTAGTCATCGGTGGGGGAAGTGTCAGCCGCTTACCACGACCCGGGCGACGTTGGGGGATTGGAAGGAAGGGTTGCCTTGGGAGAAGATCCCGAAGCTGTTCCAGGATGCGATCGACATTGCAAGGGAGCTGGGGGTGAGGTATCTCTGGATTGATAGTCTTTGTATTGTCCAGGATGATGCGGAGGATTGGTATAGAGAGTCAAGGAAGATGTGCGCGATTTATCAGAATGCGGTTGTGACTGTAGCTGGCACGGCGGGGTTTGGGTGTGAGGATTCGTTGGTTccgacgagggagaggactGTGGCTGGAAAATTGAAGGATGGGACGGGTTATAGGTTTGAGGTTAGGTTGATGGATAAGCATTTGAGTGGGTCGCCGAGTCATGTTCATTTTGGGAAGACGCTgcttgggagagggtgggtttATCAGGAGAGGCTTTTATCTCGGAGGATCATACACTGTTGTTCGGATGAGTTGGTGTGGGAATGTATGGAGTCGGTGGAGTGTGAGTGCCCTGAGGGGGTTAGCTGGCTGACAACCGCGGATCGATCTAGGCTGGAAATCAAGGCTATTCAGACGCGGTTGCCAAGGGAGGCGCCGGTGTCGGAGCAGCGGAGAGTCTGGCATGATATGGTCAGGGCTTATACCGCGCTGGATTTGACAAAAATATCGGACAGAGCGGTTGCTATTCTCGGACTGGCAGTAGAGATACAGCATTCAAGGAAGGGATTGTATACCGCGGGACTATGGGAGGATAGCTTTCTGTGTGATCTTGCCTGGCATACTGGGACGGCAACTcgaagggggaaaaggccGACGGATCCTAGACCAAATAGGGATACGACAAAAGCTCCTACATGGTCTTGGCTCTCGGTTGGTACATGTTGTGAGTATTGGTCTCGATCGGATCTCGGGAATGGGGAGCCATGGTGGGAGGATAGCGGTACTGTTGTCGAGAAGATTGAGCTCCCTCCGTATCATACGCTTTCAGCTGCAGCACAAGGTCTGGGCTTGGTTCATATGATTCCTGCCACGAATCTCAAGGTGGATGGTGGCACCAGCAGACTGACCACTCATGGTTGTCTGACGCTCAAGGGGAACTTGCTGGCTGGAACATCCAGTCAATCAGTGCATAACGACACACTGGAGTGGGCGGGCTGGTTCCAACGTAGCTTTGGGATCGATCTTAATCTTCAAGAATCGAGAGCACGTGGGTTCCTTGATATTCAGACCACAAACGAAGAGCCTATCATCCGACAGGGACAGGCAGTGTTTGGTATGCCGCTTGGTACCAGTATCGACACTGAAGGGATTCTGGATCCGATATATCGGTATCGGTACCtcctgttgttggtgttggtagATGCCGATGAGCAGTTGTATGAGCGGGTGGGGATGATTGAGCTGGCCCATGGCGATTATCAGTGGAAAGCACCTGCGTGGTGGGATATTCCTTTTGAGGCCGGGACCATGACTACTATCAGAATCATTTAG
- a CDS encoding hypothetical protein (EggNog:ENOG503PYJD; COG:S): MVKAITKMVEEATDFAHRLRDEPEDHFGFVEMFGAHSRLGVALARVSPAVVQVFENLFFGVVMARHRYLEDCFEYDKEPVKEFQLSALAKAIDQFNGAVRGFWSNTELELYMNEAADDVEIFDEEDGATTGGQQDAEMEDVRAGVEGMILNNTQDVEMADVNAAGGSFRDRI; this comes from the exons ATGGTGAAAGCGATCACCAAAATGGTCGAGGAGGCGACCGATTTCGCTCACAGATTGCGCGACGAGCCGGAGGACCACTTTGGCTTCGTCGAGATGTTCGGCGCCCACTCACGCCTGGGGGTTGCGCTCGCTCGTGTGTCGCCCGCCGTTGTGCAGGTGTTTGAGAACCTTTTCTTCGGGGTTGTGATGGCTCGCCATCGGTACTTGGAGGATTGCTTCGAGTACGACAAG GAACCCGTCAAGGAGTTCCAGCTCTCTGCCCTGGCCAAGGCAATTGACCAGTTCAACGGGGCCGTGAGGGGCTTTTGGTCCAATACCGAGCTGGAGCTGTACATGAACGAGGCGGCGGACGATGTCGAGATctttgatgaggaagatggcgccACTACTGGCGGCCAGCAAGAtgcggagatggaggacgttcgtgctggtgttgagggcaTGATACTCAACAATACGCAGGATGTGGAGATGGCGGATGTTaatgctgctggtggttcGTTTAGAGATCGCATTTGA
- a CDS encoding hypothetical protein (EggNog:ENOG503P5J3; COG:K), with amino-acid sequence MTSSPTAAPFSLTKHLLSLEPEEFKAATQHPFLLAAAKGTLPKDLLSHWLVNDRLYIHAYIRAAGQLLASLELPKHLPGVEQPGEEDEAFEVRLVDWLIEALGAVRREERMFLEVGERYELVDFVGVNSREVGRVKGLGVIEGLFRDVGRKEKGKGLGAWLLGAGGGELPVSEKIPWLEGAVTFWGTERVYLEAWSWARGQQEERPNGKEDEDGGALRREFIPNWSSDEFRGFVERLGVLIDQAVEREIGMVGEDGQKQEEVKKEILGRVEGKWRTLLEGEKGFWPDV; translated from the coding sequence ATGACGTCATCCCCCACCgctgcccccttttccctcaccaaacacctcctctctctcgaACCAGAGGAGTTCAAAGCCGCGACTCAACACCCCTTTTTGCTCGCTGCAGCAAAGGGGACGCTCCCCAAAGATTTGTTGAGTCATTGGCTGGTGAATGACCGGTTGTATATCCATGCTTATATCCGAGCTGCGGGACAGTTGCTCGCTAGTCTGGAGCTGCCGAAGCATTTACCTGGGGTTGAACAGCcgggggaagaggatgaggcgTTCGAAGTTAGACTGGTGGATTGGCTGATTGAGGCTTTGGGtgcggtgaggagggaggagaggatgtttcttgaggttggggagaggtATGAATTGGTGGATTTTGTGGGAGTGAActcgagggaggtggggagggtgaaggggttgggggttatTGAGGGGTTGTTTAGGGATGTtggaaggaaggagaaggggaaggggttgggggcttggttgttgggggcggggggaggggaattgCCGGTGAGTGAGAAGATTccttggttggagggggcggtgacGTTTTGGGGGACGGAGAGAGTGTATCTTGAGGCTTGGAGCTGGGCGAGggggcagcaggaggagaggcctaatggaaaggaggatgaggatggtggggcgttgaggagggagtttATTCCTAATTGGAGTAGTGATGAGTTtagggggtttgtggagaggttgggggtgttgattgATCAGGctgtggagagggagattgggatggtgggtgaggatgggcaGAAACAGGAGGAAGTGAAGAAAGAAAtcttggggagggtggaagggaaGTGGAGGAccttgttggagggggagaaggggttttGGCCGGATGTGTGA
- a CDS encoding hypothetical protein (EggNog:ENOG503NYC2; COG:Q), translating into METLDLVVIGAGIAGLSAAKTYHQLNNGKTLALLDDKESVGGVWANSRLYPELRTNNMLGTYQFPDFPMTTEQFGVKPGDHIPGVVVHEYLKAYAEKFGIADKIRFRHKVVTAEHQDGLDGGWTLTVEHEDETSRIFAKKLIVATGLTSEPFLPHIDGQEQFSAPLFHGADFLQHVDTLETTHKVTVFGGSKSAWDAVYAYGKKGIHVDWVIRESGHGAVWMAPPYVTPLKKWLEKLVNTRMLTWFSPCIWGFADGYNTLRNFYHGTALGRAITNVFWSVLGNDVITLNKYDSHPELKKIKPWSHPMFTASSFSIYNYPTSFWDLLTKGTVKVHIADITGLSHKTVHLSNGTDLPADALCCVTGWKHVPPVKFLPEGIDLDIGLPHTPSKAKLFTKEAVERADKEILGKFPRLKDQPVQNPNLKPLLGTKGLSTTDKINPSTPLTPWTLYRFMVPPSARFMQTRDIAFAGICMNFSTMIMAHIQGLWISAYFADQLPVRTIPPVDGKRDREGRAKTLEEVQHETVLHARFGKWRYPAGKGALLPDFVFDAVPYLDLMVGDMGLKVHRKAGWLKEATEPYGPEDYEDLMSEWVQSVDGE; encoded by the exons ATGGAAACCCTCGACCTCGTGGTCATAGGCGCAG GCATCGCCGGACTCTCCGCTGCAAAGACCTACCACCAGCTCAACAATGGCAAGACTCTCGCCCTACTCGACGACAAAGAGAGCGTCGGCGGTGTCTGGGCCAATAGCCGGCTCTACCCCGAGCTCCGAACAAACAACATGCTTGGGACATATCAGTTCCCTGACTTTCCGATGACCACCGAGCAATTCGGTGTGAAGCCAGGAGACCACATCCCAGGCGTTGTCGTGCACGAGTACCTGAAAGCCTATGCTGAGAAGTTTGGCATCGCGGATAAAATCCGCTTCCGTCATAAGGTTGTGACTGCTGAACACCAGGATGGACTGGACGGTGGTTGGACCCTGACAGTAGAGCATGAGGACGAGACGAGCAGGATCTTTGCAAAGAAGCTCATTGTCGCTACCGGGTTGACTTCTGAGCCGTTTTTGCCTCATATTGATGGACAAGAGCAGTTTAGCGCGCCTTTGTTCCATGGTGCTGATTTCCTTCAGCATGTCGATACCCTCGAAACCACTCATAAGGTGACGGTTTTCGGTGGGAGTAAATCAGCTTGGGATGCAGTTTATGCGTACGGTAAGAAGGGCATCCACGTGGACTGGGTGATCCGAGAAAGCGGCCATGGTGCTGTGTGGATGGCACCACCCTACGTGACTCCATTGAAGAAGTGGCTAGAGAAGCTGGTCA ACACCCGCATGCTCACCTGGTTCAGCCCTTGCATCTGGGGCTTCGCCGACGGGTACAACACGCTCCGCAACTTCTACCACGGCACCGCCCTCGGCCGCGCCATCACGAACGTCTTCTGGTCCGTCCTCGGCAACGACGTCATCACGCTCAACAAATACGACTCCCACCccgagctcaagaagatcaagccCTGGAGCCACCCCATGTTCACCGCTTCGTCCTTTTCCATCTACAACTACCCCACCAGCTTCTGGGACCTTCTGACCAAAGGTACGGTCAAAGTTCACATTGCAGACATCACCGGCCTGTCCCACAAAACGGTCCACCTATCCAACGGTACAGACCTTCCGGCTGATGCCCTGTGCTGTGTGACTGGCTGGAAGCACGTACCACCGGTCAAGTTTCTCCCCGAGGGAATCGACCTAGACATTGGGCTGCCTCACACACCAAGCAAGGCAAAGTTGTTCACCAAGGAAGCCGTCGAAAGGGCTGACAAGGAAATTCTCGGTAAATTTCCGCGATTGAAGGATCAGCCAGTTCAAAACCCTAACCTGAAGCCACTCCTTGGAACAAAGGGTCTGTCAACGACAGATAAGATCAACCCTTCGACTCCTCTGACCCCATGGACGCTGTACCGGTTTATGGTGCCACCCTCAGCAAGGTTCATGCAGACAAGAGATATCGCCTTTGCGGGTATCTGCATGAACTTCAGCACCATGATCATGGCGCATATCCAGGGGTTGTGGATCTCGGCGTATTTTGCTGACCAGCTGCCTGTGAGGACGATTCCGCCGgttgatgggaagagggatCGGGAAGGCAGGGCCAAGACGCTGGAAGAGGTTCAGCACGAGACGGTACTGCATGCTCGGTTTGGCAAATGGAGGTATCCGGCCGGGAAGGGCGCGCTGCTGCCGGACTTTGTGTTTGACGCGGTGCCGTACTTGgatttgatggtgggggataTGGGTTTGAAAGTTCATCGGAAGGCGGGGTGGTTAAAAGAGGCAACAGAGCCGTATGGGCCGGAGGATTATGAGGATCTCATGTCGGAATGGGTTCAGTCGGTCGATGGGGAGTAG